A genomic segment from Gossypium hirsutum isolate 1008001.06 chromosome D04, Gossypium_hirsutum_v2.1, whole genome shotgun sequence encodes:
- the LOC107898175 gene encoding uncharacterized protein, which translates to MLKVYGDFALVIYQLKGEWETRDLKSISYRKLVLELVDEFNDITFCYLPREENQMADALATLASLIHVKRFEVMRPIQMSIYETPAHCYSIEEEGKDDHLWY; encoded by the coding sequence atGCTAAAAGTGTATGGAGATTTCgcattggtaatataccaactcaaaggggaatgGGAAACTAGAGACCTTAAGTCAATCAGTTATAGAAAGCTGGTccttgaattggttgatgagtTTAACGATATCACCTTCTGTTatctcccacgggaggaaaaccaaatggctgatgcattggcTACTCTGGCTTCGTTGATTCATGTGAAAAGATTTGAGGTAATGAGGcctattcagatgagtatctatGAAACTCCAGCTCATTGCTACagtattgaggaggagggaaaagatgatcatCTTTGGTATTAG